A window from Megalobrama amblycephala isolate DHTTF-2021 linkage group LG9, ASM1881202v1, whole genome shotgun sequence encodes these proteins:
- the irx1b gene encoding iroquois-class homeodomain protein IRX-1b: MSFPQLGYPQFLNASQEVYGAERTGVMPSSPREGSSENSANPATAAAAITPMLGMYANPWTVQNYSAFLPYNSAELALLSQMGSQYELKDNPGAHPPGFAVHTAPGFYPYGQYQYGDPARAKSATRETTSTLKAWLQEHKKNPYPTKGEKIMLAIITKMTLTQVSTWFANARRRLKKENKVTWGRSAEDRDGRIFDSDNEDDADKNDDEEEIDLETIDIDKAEEPRGDQNQETSDNQPERESVETPRILSSPALKNMDSPVSSSNKEQSVVKSVGEVSPGGPVCQRPGNSKPKIWSLAETATSPDNTQKLGVSSTPAGLRASPSTHPAFLSTNGIYTCQIGKLHNWASAAFLSANSLMGVRSLLSHNSNFPNHSPVTNPEKKPSSASGSPCLDSDNSSDSFSLKHNDQENVQRIESPTLASRPPFPVIHDRSHHETSQRALKTIS; encoded by the exons ATGTCGTTCCCCCAGCTGGGTTACCCACAGTTCCTAAACGCTTCCCAAGAGGTGTACGGAGCTGAGCGCACGGGTGTCATGCCGTCATCTCCACGCGAGGGAAGCTCGGAGAACAGCGCAAATCCCGCGACTGCAGCAGCTGCTATCACGCCAATGCTCGGCATGTACGCGAATCCGTGGACCGTGCAAAACTATAGCGCCTTTTTACCTTACAACAGTGCCGAGCTGGCCCTGCTGTCTCAGATG GGGTCGCAGTATGAGTTGAAGGATAACCCCGGGGCTCACCCACCAGGATTTGCAGTCCACACAGCGCCCGGTTTTTACCCATACGGCCAGTACCAGTACGGAGATCCGGCCCGGGCCAAAAGCGCTACCAGAGAGACAACCAGCACACTGAAAGCATGGCTTCAGGAACATAAAAAGAACCCTTACCCAACCAAGGGTGAGAAGATCATGCTGGCCATCATCACTAAGATGACCCTCACGCAGGTGTCCACCTGGTTCGCGAACGCGCGTCGGAGACTCAAGAAGGAGAATAAAGTGACCTGGGGTCGCAGTGCCGAGGACAGAGACGGACGAATTTTCGATAGCGACAATGAGGACGACGCGGACAAAAATGACGACGAGGAAGAAATCGATCTGGAGACCATCGATATTGACAAGGCTGAGGAGCCCAGAGGAGATCAGAACCAGGAAACCTCGGATAATCAACCCGAGAGAGAAAGCGTAGAAACACCGCGGATATTATCCTCACCGGCACTTAAAAACATGGACAGCCCTGTGTCGAGTAGTAATAAAGAACAAAGTGTGGTCAAAAGCGTCGGTGAAGTGTCTCCTGGTGGACCAGTGTGTCAGAGGCCTGGGAACAGCAAACCCAAAATCTGGTCTTTGGCGGAGACGGCGACAAGTCCCGACAACACGCAAAAACTCGGTGTCTCCTCGACGCCTGCAGGCCTCAGGGCCTCACCCTCGACCCATCCAGCTTTCCTCTCCACTAACGGAATTTATACTTGCCAGATTGGGAAACTACACAACTGGGCGAGCGCAGCTTTCCTCAGTGCAAATTCTCTGATGGGGGTGCGCTCACTTTTGAGTCATAACAGTAACTTCCCAAACCACAGCCCCGTTACGAACCCCGAAAAGAAACCCTCGTCTGCCTCTGGGTCTCCATGTCTAGACAGCGATAACTCATCCGACAGTTTCAGTCTCAAACATAATG ATCAAGAGAACGTTCAGAGAATTGAATCTCCAACACTTGCGTCCAGACCACCGTTTCCAGTCATCCATGACAG GTCTCATCATGAAACATCACAACGCGCTCTGAAGACTATTTCATGA